A section of the Hirschia baltica ATCC 49814 genome encodes:
- a CDS encoding protein-glutamate methylesterase/protein-glutamine glutaminase, which translates to MVNAFATNRSYGQTIRVMVVDDSAVVRGLTKRWLEVENDIEIVAVSTDGLRAVSDVVAAKPDVIILDVEMPRMDGLTALPQLLKLAPHARIIMASTLTREGATTTLRAMSLGAADYISKPEATGLGGATAYQKDLIAKVRALGGAAQAAANPARRAPLPPPRPRPALAASKSAIFRPRAVLVGSSTGGPQALQNFLGPIANSIKAPIFIVQHMPATFTTILAEKLTQVTGRKCIEPQNGDLVQPDHIYLAPGNWHMRIEKQGVGQVIKLDQSPQVNFCRPSVDPLFQSGVEVFGGSVLSVVLTGMGHDGRDGAKLISEAGGRVIVQDEASSVVWGMPGAIAQAGWADEIKPIPELGKLTLKYMNGVA; encoded by the coding sequence ATGGTGAACGCTTTTGCGACAAACCGGTCCTATGGACAGACGATACGAGTCATGGTCGTAGACGATAGCGCAGTTGTGCGAGGTCTGACAAAACGATGGCTTGAAGTCGAAAACGACATTGAAATTGTCGCCGTGAGCACAGATGGCTTGCGTGCTGTCTCAGATGTGGTTGCTGCAAAACCGGATGTCATTATCCTTGATGTTGAAATGCCGCGTATGGATGGTCTCACAGCGCTGCCGCAGCTGTTAAAGCTTGCGCCGCACGCACGGATCATCATGGCATCTACGTTGACGCGGGAGGGTGCAACAACGACACTCCGCGCAATGTCACTGGGTGCGGCGGATTATATTTCCAAACCTGAAGCAACTGGATTAGGTGGAGCGACAGCTTACCAAAAAGACCTGATTGCTAAAGTGCGTGCTTTAGGTGGAGCTGCACAAGCAGCTGCAAACCCTGCACGCCGTGCACCATTGCCGCCACCTCGACCACGACCTGCTTTAGCTGCTAGCAAATCTGCAATTTTTCGCCCTAGAGCCGTTTTAGTTGGTTCATCGACAGGTGGACCACAAGCATTGCAGAATTTTTTAGGGCCGATCGCAAATAGCATAAAAGCTCCGATTTTTATCGTGCAGCATATGCCAGCCACTTTTACGACGATTCTTGCTGAAAAGCTGACTCAGGTAACTGGGCGTAAATGCATCGAGCCGCAAAATGGTGATTTGGTTCAGCCTGACCACATTTATCTTGCACCTGGCAATTGGCATATGCGGATTGAAAAACAAGGTGTGGGGCAGGTGATCAAGCTAGATCAGTCTCCTCAAGTCAATTTTTGTCGTCCTTCGGTGGACCCGTTGTTTCAGTCGGGTGTTGAGGTTTTTGGAGGATCAGTATTGAGCGTTGTTTTGACCGGCATGGGGCATGACGGCCGAGATGGCGCGAAATTAATAAGTGAGGCTGGCGGACGGGTGATCGTCCAAGACGAAGCTTCAAGTGTGGTGTGGGGAATGCCGGGCGCAATCGCACAGGCTGGATGGGCTGATGAAATTAAGCCAATTCCTGAGCTTGGTAAGTTGACGCTTAAATATATGAATGGAGTGGCATAG
- a CDS encoding CheR family methyltransferase, translating into MNSSDFDFVSGLLHRRAGIQLTTDKTYLLESRLAPLARKEGLASIEDLLQVVRSRRDERLIAQIVDVMTTNETFFFRDKTPFELMKDVALPGLAAQQKPRIRIWCAACSTGQEPYSLAMMLEDNPALTRGVPVEIVATDISPRVLEKAKTGLYSQFEVQRGLPIQMMMKHFKQKDDLWQISDKIRSMVTFREHNLMEQPTMFGKFDVVFIRNVLIYFDQPTKTQVLERVATVMNPQGYLLLGAAETVIGVTKKFQAMKERRGLYQFSSDGNANGGIRAA; encoded by the coding sequence GTGAATAGTTCGGATTTTGATTTTGTTTCGGGGCTTTTGCACCGTCGAGCGGGTATACAGTTAACGACAGACAAAACTTATTTGCTAGAAAGCCGTCTGGCTCCTTTGGCACGTAAAGAAGGATTGGCCTCAATAGAGGACTTGCTTCAAGTGGTTCGTTCTCGCCGTGATGAGCGATTAATTGCTCAAATTGTTGATGTAATGACAACGAATGAAACATTTTTCTTTCGTGACAAAACACCTTTTGAATTGATGAAAGATGTTGCTCTCCCAGGTCTTGCTGCGCAACAAAAACCTCGTATCCGTATTTGGTGTGCAGCTTGTTCAACAGGGCAAGAGCCATATTCTTTAGCCATGATGCTTGAAGATAATCCTGCTCTAACACGTGGTGTGCCAGTTGAAATCGTAGCGACAGACATTTCACCTCGCGTTTTGGAAAAAGCAAAAACAGGATTGTATTCTCAATTTGAAGTGCAGCGTGGTCTGCCAATTCAAATGATGATGAAACATTTCAAACAAAAAGATGACCTTTGGCAAATTTCGGACAAAATCCGCTCCATGGTGACTTTCCGTGAACACAACCTCATGGAACAGCCCACAATGTTTGGAAAATTTGATGTGGTGTTTATTCGAAATGTGCTGATCTATTTTGACCAACCTACGAAAACACAAGTTTTGGAACGCGTGGCGACTGTCATGAACCCTCAAGGGTATTTATTGTTAGGTGCTGCAGAGACCGTTATTGGCGTGACCAAAAAATTCCAAGCGATGAAAGAACGTCGTGGCTTGTATCAATTTTCAAGTGACGGCAATGCGAATGGTGGAATCCGCGCGGCGTAG
- the atpH gene encoding ATP synthase F1 subunit delta, protein MGASSNSSSSGAAQRYAKALFDLALEANELDSVEAGLNVLADLINADGSLSKALASPLHSVEDKAAVLEKIAAKIELPELAGRFIGVVSQNGRAGDLVGIAKAFSERAAQHRGMTRVVAVSAQKLTAAEATKLTSTVSTALGRDVDIELEVDPALIGGLQLRVGSRLVDASLRTKLDGLTNAMKGA, encoded by the coding sequence TTGGGCGCATCATCGAACTCCTCCTCCTCAGGAGCGGCACAACGCTACGCAAAAGCGTTGTTCGACCTGGCATTGGAAGCAAATGAACTAGACAGCGTTGAGGCTGGTCTGAACGTTCTTGCTGACCTAATTAATGCCGACGGTTCTCTTTCTAAAGCATTGGCATCTCCACTTCATTCTGTTGAAGACAAAGCAGCTGTGCTTGAAAAAATCGCAGCCAAAATAGAGTTGCCTGAATTAGCAGGGCGCTTTATTGGTGTCGTTTCACAAAATGGCCGTGCGGGCGATCTTGTGGGTATTGCAAAAGCATTTTCCGAGCGCGCAGCTCAACATCGTGGTATGACCCGCGTTGTTGCAGTGAGCGCTCAAAAATTAACGGCCGCTGAGGCCACTAAACTGACTTCTACAGTCTCTACAGCACTTGGTCGTGATGTGGATATTGAATTAGAAGTCGATCCCGCTCTCATTGGCGGGCTTCAACTTCGTGTGGGATCTCGTCTCGTAGACGCGTCTCTTCGCACGAAACTCGATGGTTTGACGAACGCGATGAAAGGGGCCTAG
- the atpA gene encoding F0F1 ATP synthase subunit alpha, with protein sequence MDIRAAEISEILKAQITNYGAEATVSDVGQVLSVGDGIARIYGLDNVQAGEMVQFESGVKGMALNLESDNVGVVIFGDDRGIKEGENVKRLEEIVSAPVGKGMLGRVVNALGEPIDGKGELEGVETRSRVDVKAPGILPRKSVHEPMATGIKAIDTLVPIGRGQRELIIGDRQTGKTAIAIDAILNQKAINETGSESEKLYCIYVAIGQKRSTVAQVVKTLEERGALDYTIVVSATASEPAPLQYIAPFTATAMGEYFRDNGMHALIIYDDLSKQAVAYRQMSLLLRRPPGREAYPGDVFYLHSRLLERSAKLNENNGSGSLTALPIIETQGNDVSAFIPTNVISITDGQIFLETDLFYQGIRPAVNVGLSVSRVGSSAQYKATKQVAGTMKSDLAQFREMAAFAKFGSDLDPATQRQLARGERLTALLKQPQYSPLSLEEQVVSIYAGTRGYLDGVKVDDVQRYEAELLSFAHANHADLLKTIRDEKKLSGDTEGKVKELIEAFNKTFS encoded by the coding sequence ATGGACATTCGTGCCGCTGAAATTTCAGAAATCCTGAAGGCGCAGATTACTAATTACGGTGCCGAGGCAACTGTATCCGATGTTGGACAAGTTTTGTCCGTAGGTGACGGTATTGCTCGTATCTATGGTTTGGACAATGTTCAAGCTGGTGAGATGGTACAGTTTGAAAGTGGTGTTAAGGGTATGGCCCTTAACCTCGAGAGTGACAACGTCGGTGTTGTTATCTTTGGTGACGACCGTGGAATCAAAGAAGGCGAAAACGTAAAACGCCTTGAAGAGATTGTGTCTGCACCAGTTGGTAAAGGTATGCTTGGTCGCGTTGTAAACGCACTTGGTGAGCCAATCGATGGTAAAGGTGAGCTTGAAGGCGTTGAAACACGTAGCCGTGTAGATGTTAAAGCGCCTGGTATCTTGCCACGTAAATCTGTTCACGAGCCAATGGCGACAGGTATCAAAGCGATTGATACTTTGGTTCCAATCGGTCGTGGTCAACGTGAGCTTATCATTGGTGACCGTCAGACAGGTAAAACTGCGATTGCGATTGATGCAATTTTGAACCAAAAAGCAATCAACGAAACAGGATCTGAAAGCGAAAAGCTTTACTGTATCTATGTTGCTATTGGTCAAAAACGTTCAACAGTTGCTCAAGTTGTTAAAACTCTCGAAGAGCGCGGCGCACTAGACTACACAATCGTTGTTTCTGCGACTGCATCTGAGCCTGCACCTCTTCAATACATTGCACCGTTTACGGCAACAGCAATGGGTGAGTATTTCCGTGATAACGGTATGCACGCTTTGATCATTTATGATGACTTGTCTAAGCAAGCTGTGGCTTACCGCCAAATGTCTTTGCTTCTTCGTCGTCCTCCTGGTCGTGAAGCTTATCCTGGGGATGTGTTCTATCTTCACAGTCGTTTGCTTGAGCGTTCAGCGAAATTGAACGAAAACAACGGTTCCGGTTCACTAACAGCTTTGCCCATTATCGAAACACAAGGTAACGACGTGTCTGCGTTTATTCCAACAAACGTGATTTCGATTACAGACGGTCAAATCTTCCTTGAAACAGACTTGTTCTACCAAGGTATCCGTCCAGCTGTGAACGTTGGTCTATCAGTATCTCGTGTGGGGTCATCAGCTCAGTACAAAGCAACGAAACAAGTTGCTGGTACAATGAAATCTGATTTGGCTCAGTTCCGTGAGATGGCTGCATTTGCTAAATTTGGTTCTGATCTAGACCCAGCGACACAGCGTCAATTGGCACGTGGTGAGCGTCTAACAGCTCTATTGAAACAACCACAATACTCTCCATTGTCATTGGAAGAGCAAGTTGTATCAATTTACGCAGGTACACGCGGTTACTTGGATGGTGTGAAAGTTGATGATGTTCAGCGTTATGAAGCAGAACTTCTGAGCTTTGCTCATGCTAACCACGCTGATTTGCTTAAAACTATTCGCGACGAGAAGAAATTGTCCGGTGACACTGAAGGTAAAGTGAAAGAGTTGATCGAAGCGTTCAACAAAACATTTAGCTAA
- a CDS encoding F0F1 ATP synthase subunit gamma: protein MASLKDLRARIASVKSTQKITKAMQMVAAAKLKRAQEAAEAARPYAQRMAAVIGNLADSVGVGEGGPRLLAGTGSDQTHLVVVLTAERGLCGGFNGNVAKLARTKILSLQADGKDVKVLTIGKKGNDSLKREFGKIIVDHIDLRGEKELNGEVAGRIGRQITDMYEDGAFDVCSFIYAEFKNVLSQKPVSQQLIPAVAPEDAPKVDLKGATYLYEPGETEILEALLPRYLNTQILSALLESSAGEQGARMTAMDNATRNAGEMIDSLNLTYNRARQAQITTELTEIISGAEAL, encoded by the coding sequence ATGGCCAGCTTGAAAGATCTTCGCGCTCGCATAGCGAGTGTGAAGTCAACGCAAAAAATCACGAAGGCCATGCAAATGGTGGCCGCAGCTAAGCTGAAACGTGCGCAGGAAGCGGCTGAGGCCGCACGTCCTTACGCTCAGCGTATGGCTGCAGTCATCGGCAATTTGGCCGATTCCGTCGGTGTTGGTGAAGGCGGTCCTCGTCTTCTTGCTGGCACTGGAAGCGACCAAACACACCTCGTTGTTGTTCTAACAGCAGAGCGTGGTCTATGTGGTGGTTTTAACGGAAACGTCGCTAAATTAGCGCGGACAAAGATACTTTCACTTCAAGCTGATGGGAAGGACGTAAAAGTTCTGACAATCGGTAAAAAGGGAAATGACTCTTTAAAGCGTGAATTTGGAAAAATTATTGTCGATCATATTGATCTGCGTGGCGAAAAAGAACTGAATGGTGAAGTCGCCGGACGGATTGGTCGTCAAATCACAGATATGTATGAAGATGGCGCATTTGACGTCTGCTCATTTATTTATGCAGAGTTCAAGAATGTATTGAGCCAGAAACCTGTTTCTCAGCAGCTTATCCCTGCTGTAGCCCCAGAAGACGCACCGAAGGTGGATCTTAAAGGCGCAACATATTTATATGAGCCGGGTGAAACGGAGATTCTTGAAGCGCTTTTACCGCGTTATTTGAACACTCAAATATTATCAGCACTTCTTGAAAGTTCAGCTGGTGAGCAGGGTGCTCGTATGACGGCTATGGATAACGCTACACGCAATGCTGGCGAAATGATTGATAGCCTGAACTTGACATATAACCGCGCCCGTCAGGCGCAGATCACAACAGAACTTACAGAAATCATCTCGGGTGCGGAAGCACTCTAG
- the atpD gene encoding F0F1 ATP synthase subunit beta, protein MATTAKGKISQVIGAVVDVEFDGTLPDILNALVTDNNGNKLVLEVAQHLGENTVRTIAMDATEGLTRGHPVTDTGEPIMVPVGPATLGRIMNVIGEPIDEAGEIATSERRAIHASAPDFVDQNPESEVLATGIKVIDLLCPYAKGGKIGLFGGAGVGKTVLIMELINNIAKAYGGYSVFAGVGERTREGNDLYWEMIESKVNEEGGGGDSRATLVYGQMNEPPGARARVALTGLAQAEYFRDEEGKDVLFFVDNIFRFTQAGSEVSALLGRIPSAVGYQPTLATDMGGLQERITSTHKGSITSVQAIYVPADDLTDPAPATSFAHLDATTVLNRAISEKGIYPAVDPLDSTSRILSADVVGEEHYQVSRDVQEILQKYKELQDIIAILGMDELSEDDKMTVARARKVERFLSQPFHVAEIFTNTPGVLVDLKETVESFRDIIAGKYDDLPEQAFLMCGGIKDVVEKAQKMAAEAA, encoded by the coding sequence ATGGCGACGACAGCCAAAGGAAAGATTAGTCAGGTCATTGGGGCCGTTGTTGACGTTGAATTCGACGGCACACTTCCAGACATCCTGAACGCACTTGTAACTGACAATAACGGCAACAAGCTTGTTCTTGAGGTTGCTCAGCACCTTGGTGAGAACACTGTTCGCACGATCGCTATGGACGCGACTGAGGGACTTACACGTGGTCACCCAGTGACAGACACTGGTGAGCCAATCATGGTTCCAGTTGGCCCAGCAACACTTGGCCGCATCATGAATGTGATCGGTGAGCCAATTGATGAAGCGGGTGAAATCGCGACTTCAGAACGTCGCGCTATCCACGCATCAGCACCTGATTTTGTTGATCAGAACCCTGAGTCAGAAGTTCTGGCCACAGGTATCAAAGTTATCGACCTTCTTTGCCCATATGCAAAAGGTGGTAAAATTGGTCTCTTTGGTGGTGCCGGTGTTGGTAAAACCGTTTTGATCATGGAATTGATCAACAACATCGCGAAAGCATATGGTGGATACTCAGTGTTCGCTGGTGTGGGTGAGCGTACGCGTGAAGGTAACGACCTTTACTGGGAGATGATCGAATCTAAAGTGAACGAAGAAGGCGGCGGCGGAGACTCTCGTGCAACGCTTGTTTACGGTCAGATGAACGAGCCTCCAGGTGCGCGTGCGCGTGTTGCTTTGACTGGTCTTGCTCAAGCTGAGTATTTCCGTGATGAAGAAGGTAAAGACGTTCTGTTCTTCGTGGACAACATCTTCCGTTTCACACAAGCTGGTTCTGAGGTGTCTGCGCTTCTTGGTCGTATCCCATCTGCTGTGGGTTACCAGCCGACACTTGCAACTGACATGGGTGGACTACAAGAGCGTATTACATCAACGCACAAAGGTTCTATTACGTCTGTGCAAGCGATCTACGTACCTGCGGATGACTTGACTGACCCTGCGCCAGCCACATCATTTGCTCACTTGGATGCGACAACAGTTCTTAACCGTGCGATTTCAGAGAAGGGTATTTACCCAGCTGTGGACCCGCTAGACTCAACATCACGTATCCTTTCTGCTGACGTTGTTGGTGAAGAGCACTACCAAGTGTCTCGTGACGTTCAAGAGATCTTGCAGAAATATAAAGAGCTACAAGACATCATCGCGATCTTGGGTATGGACGAATTGTCAGAAGATGACAAAATGACCGTTGCCCGTGCGCGTAAAGTTGAGCGTTTCTTGTCACAGCCATTCCACGTTGCTGAGATCTTTACAAACACACCTGGTGTGTTGGTTGACCTTAAAGAAACAGTGGAAAGCTTCCGTGACATTATTGCCGGTAAATATGATGACTTGCCTGAGCAAGCTTTCCTCATGTGTGGTGGCATTAAAGACGTAGTTGAAAAAGCTCAAAAAATGGCTGCAGAAGCTGCTTAA
- a CDS encoding F0F1 ATP synthase subunit epsilon, with the protein MSDKLHFSLVSPERELFSGEVDQVDAPGSEGQFGVLPGHAPFMTTLKAGVVEVFEGDARTRLFVRSGFADVTPQGLTVLAEEAINLDGFDASASKTALAEAQDALIAAEDDHEKEHLTETITYLEALIAAA; encoded by the coding sequence ATGAGCGACAAACTACACTTTTCTCTCGTATCGCCTGAGCGCGAACTTTTCTCTGGTGAAGTTGATCAGGTAGATGCACCCGGTTCTGAAGGTCAGTTCGGTGTATTGCCGGGCCACGCACCATTTATGACCACCTTAAAAGCCGGTGTTGTTGAAGTATTTGAAGGTGATGCACGGACGCGTCTTTTCGTGCGTTCTGGCTTTGCAGATGTAACGCCTCAAGGGCTGACAGTACTTGCTGAAGAAGCAATTAATCTTGATGGTTTTGATGCATCTGCGTCAAAAACAGCTTTAGCAGAGGCACAAGATGCGCTCATCGCAGCTGAAGATGACCATGAAAAAGAGCATTTGACTGAAACAATCACTTACCTTGAAGCATTGATTGCTGCTGCTTAA
- a CDS encoding alpha/beta hydrolase — translation MSKSVLFLHGLGGSGEDWKNAVSLFEKHGWRCEAPTMFPHLRCRKSPPEALNNLGFNDWVKAASHYANQIEEEEGDKPLVIGHCLGGLIAQKLMEYGDVQGGIFINPIADETTRAQGQKHSSALGYASYLLTPQANKTPFHSIGLNWGFLNCIPSEKRSELISNLRYESSRLRAELANLETIAGNTAQIDVHNIAHPTLTIGCGKNRVVSSKSSQITARNWLYADIAGEYVEFEDLGHWIFESAQASNLYSHILDWSKNHIKQPVFSHAA, via the coding sequence ATGAGTAAATCAGTTCTGTTCCTACATGGACTGGGTGGCAGCGGTGAAGACTGGAAAAATGCAGTTTCACTCTTTGAAAAACACGGCTGGCGCTGCGAAGCACCAACCATGTTCCCTCACCTAAGATGCCGCAAATCTCCCCCAGAAGCGCTGAATAATCTTGGGTTTAATGACTGGGTCAAAGCCGCTTCCCATTATGCAAATCAAATTGAAGAAGAAGAAGGCGACAAGCCCCTTGTTATCGGTCATTGCCTCGGCGGTTTGATTGCTCAAAAACTTATGGAATATGGGGATGTTCAAGGCGGTATTTTCATCAACCCCATTGCTGATGAAACCACACGCGCGCAAGGTCAGAAACATTCCAGTGCTTTGGGATATGCAAGCTATTTGCTGACACCTCAGGCAAACAAAACACCCTTTCATTCAATCGGTCTTAATTGGGGTTTCCTCAATTGCATACCCTCAGAGAAACGCTCTGAATTGATCAGCAATCTGCGATATGAATCTTCCAGATTAAGAGCGGAACTTGCAAACCTAGAGACCATTGCGGGAAACACAGCACAGATTGATGTTCACAACATTGCACACCCGACACTTACAATTGGATGCGGGAAAAACCGTGTCGTCTCCAGTAAGTCAAGCCAAATCACGGCACGTAATTGGCTGTACGCAGACATCGCTGGTGAATATGTTGAGTTTGAAGATTTGGGGCATTGGATATTTGAGTCCGCACAAGCTTCTAACTTATACTCGCACATTCTTGACTGGTCTAAAAACCACATCAAGCAGCCAGTATTCTCACATGCAGCTTAA
- a CDS encoding RNA pyrophosphohydrolase: MALTQLIDTTLQGSRDPQKYRPNAGLAVFSQKGHVFAGHRAGATGPFQWQLPQGGIDAGEDILAGAYRELEEETGITQDKVDFLEEIEPWLYYDFPEEVLQRFKGKYLGQRQKWFAFRFKGLESDIKLDLHEPEFDAWKWIPLQDVPELIIPFKRDIYESISQKFQQWTNLTD, translated from the coding sequence ATGGCGTTGACTCAGCTTATTGATACGACATTGCAAGGATCACGTGATCCTCAAAAATACAGACCCAATGCTGGTCTGGCTGTATTCTCACAAAAAGGGCATGTGTTTGCAGGCCATCGCGCGGGTGCGACTGGCCCTTTCCAATGGCAGCTACCCCAAGGAGGCATTGACGCTGGAGAAGATATTCTAGCCGGTGCATACCGAGAGCTAGAGGAAGAAACAGGCATCACACAAGATAAAGTCGACTTCCTCGAAGAGATCGAACCTTGGTTGTATTATGATTTTCCAGAAGAGGTCTTACAGCGGTTTAAAGGCAAATATCTTGGTCAAAGACAAAAATGGTTCGCCTTTCGTTTTAAAGGCCTGGAAAGTGATATTAAGCTTGATTTGCACGAACCAGAATTTGATGCTTGGAAATGGATTCCACTGCAAGATGTGCCAGAATTAATTATTCCGTTTAAACGCGATATCTATGAATCTATTTCGCAAAAATTCCAACAATGGACGAATTTGACAGACTGA
- a CDS encoding divergent polysaccharide deacetylase family protein has protein sequence MSSNIKLGASPLNTGLKHFAAGFAAIAVVVGLSAGFVQLTGNEDAGSPHASVGLFVDRNAPAPVLKTRLADQPLIHDIPTEHHVETASHEDTEPSLPVSDPTHQAPSYAEYAETDSGEDVRITRLSQAEKIQPVSEERKALVRAPIQGLYENGAVGRLPKIADDGRRPADIYARPHTPNGKPQVALIVGGLGIKRSLTMQAINDLPPEVTLSFVPYSSDLQTWVNRARDAGHEVLLEVPMEPYDYPNVDTGPDTLLTTLSAQENERRLKVILGQTTGYFGVINYQGARLATESRVLSPIMREIHNRGLAMIYDGAANRSVFPSVAKEINMNFVEADRIVDTVPSADAIDKNLLHIEALALQNKAALGVGFAFPVTVDQFKQWSDTLDMKGYELVPASVLTGIQTANEESNGVDSAY, from the coding sequence ATGTCTTCAAATATCAAACTAGGTGCATCTCCCCTGAACACAGGCTTAAAGCACTTTGCAGCAGGGTTTGCAGCAATTGCGGTAGTGGTTGGCTTAAGTGCAGGCTTTGTGCAACTCACTGGAAATGAAGATGCAGGCAGCCCTCATGCAAGTGTAGGCTTATTTGTCGATAGAAATGCGCCTGCTCCCGTTTTGAAAACGCGTTTGGCCGATCAACCACTTATTCACGATATCCCGACGGAACATCATGTCGAAACGGCTTCTCACGAAGACACAGAGCCTAGTCTGCCAGTATCTGATCCAACTCATCAGGCACCAAGCTATGCAGAGTATGCAGAAACAGATTCCGGCGAGGACGTGCGTATCACGCGCCTTTCGCAAGCTGAAAAAATTCAACCTGTTTCCGAAGAACGAAAAGCTTTGGTTCGTGCGCCTATACAAGGCCTATATGAAAATGGTGCTGTTGGCCGGTTACCCAAAATAGCCGATGATGGCCGACGTCCAGCAGACATTTATGCACGCCCACACACACCTAACGGCAAACCCCAAGTGGCGCTCATCGTTGGTGGTTTGGGTATAAAGCGTAGCCTCACCATGCAGGCCATTAACGACTTACCTCCTGAGGTTACACTTTCATTTGTTCCCTATTCTTCCGATCTACAAACATGGGTGAACCGTGCCAGAGATGCAGGTCATGAAGTTCTTCTAGAAGTGCCTATGGAGCCTTATGATTATCCAAATGTAGATACCGGCCCAGATACATTGCTAACAACGCTTTCGGCCCAAGAGAATGAACGCAGACTTAAAGTTATTCTCGGACAAACAACCGGTTATTTTGGTGTCATCAATTATCAGGGGGCAAGACTCGCCACAGAATCACGCGTCTTATCACCTATCATGCGCGAAATTCACAATCGCGGTTTGGCAATGATCTATGATGGTGCAGCAAATAGATCGGTTTTCCCTTCTGTAGCCAAAGAAATAAATATGAATTTTGTAGAAGCAGACCGTATTGTTGATACAGTCCCCTCTGCAGATGCCATAGACAAAAACCTTCTTCATATTGAAGCTCTAGCCCTTCAAAACAAAGCAGCTTTGGGTGTTGGTTTTGCTTTCCCCGTCACTGTTGATCAGTTTAAACAATGGTCTGATACACTTGATATGAAGGGCTATGAGCTAGTACCAGCTTCTGTGCTAACCGGTATACAAACAGCCAATGAAGAAAGTAATGGCGTTGACTCAGCTTATTGA
- a CDS encoding S41 family peptidase, with translation MERDYMRLRFIGPALAGVLGLSAFVWNADSAPENSHAETYQQLDLFAEILARVQTEYVTGVDEAEVMEASIDGMLTSLDPHSSYLNPEEYRSMQVQASGEYGGLGIEITQQDGFILVVSPMDDTPASRAGIQPGDYISAINGEPIVGQPMNDSLKEMRGAPGTDILLTILRENEEPFDVSLTREIIKQNSVSFHTEDTIGYIRISSFNEQTTDGVNDALTALKKELGTKMSGLILDLRNNPGGLLNQAVGVSSAFLDGGEVVSTRGRHPNDVQRYNARQGERVEGLPIIVLINGGSASAAEIVAGALQDHNRATILGEISFGKGSVQSVIPLGPQRGAIRLTTSRYYTPSNASIQGAGIEPDIEVAQTRLSDEEMEHIEKRQKRYSEANLRNALENDQGRERRPPHIPNDQPPVGYSGEDYQLERALTKLRSMDFASDLSQKG, from the coding sequence ATGGAGCGTGATTATATGCGGTTAAGGTTTATTGGACCGGCTCTTGCGGGAGTTCTGGGGCTAAGTGCCTTCGTCTGGAACGCAGACAGTGCACCAGAAAACAGCCACGCTGAAACATATCAACAGCTTGATTTATTTGCTGAAATACTCGCTCGCGTTCAAACAGAATACGTCACTGGCGTCGACGAAGCCGAAGTCATGGAAGCCTCCATCGACGGCATGCTCACCTCTCTCGATCCACATTCAAGCTATCTCAATCCCGAAGAATATCGCTCAATGCAAGTACAGGCATCAGGCGAATATGGTGGATTGGGTATTGAGATAACCCAGCAAGACGGTTTCATTCTTGTTGTATCTCCCATGGATGATACACCCGCCAGTCGCGCAGGCATTCAACCGGGCGATTATATCTCTGCAATCAACGGTGAACCCATTGTCGGTCAACCTATGAATGACAGTCTCAAAGAAATGCGCGGCGCTCCGGGTACAGATATTCTGCTCACTATTTTGCGCGAGAATGAAGAGCCATTTGATGTTTCCCTAACACGTGAAATCATCAAACAAAATTCAGTTTCTTTCCACACTGAAGATACAATTGGATATATCCGTATCTCTAGCTTCAATGAACAAACCACAGATGGCGTCAATGATGCCCTGACCGCGTTGAAAAAAGAGCTTGGAACCAAAATGTCCGGCTTGATTTTAGACCTTCGCAACAATCCTGGTGGCCTACTCAATCAGGCCGTAGGTGTGTCGTCTGCCTTTCTTGATGGTGGTGAAGTCGTATCAACACGGGGTCGCCACCCCAATGATGTTCAACGCTATAATGCGCGCCAAGGCGAACGTGTTGAAGGATTACCAATCATTGTTCTTATCAATGGTGGTTCCGCTTCAGCAGCTGAAATCGTGGCCGGAGCCCTTCAAGACCATAACCGTGCGACCATTCTAGGTGAGATTTCATTTGGTAAGGGATCTGTTCAATCCGTTATCCCCTTAGGTCCACAAAGAGGCGCGATAAGACTAACCACATCACGTTATTACACACCTTCCAACGCATCTATTCAGGGCGCAGGAATTGAACCAGACATCGAAGTTGCACAAACACGCCTCTCTGATGAGGAAATGGAACACATAGAGAAGCGTCAAAAACGTTATTCCGAAGCAAATCTTCGCAATGCACTGGAAAACGACCAAGGACGTGAGCGCCGCCCGCCTCATATCCCAAATGATCAACCGCCAGTGGGTTATTCAGGTGAAGATTACCAATTGGAACGCGCGCTGACTAAATTACGTTCGATGGATTTTGCAAGCGATCTTTCCCAAAAAGGATAA